In the Quercus lobata isolate SW786 chromosome 5, ValleyOak3.0 Primary Assembly, whole genome shotgun sequence genome, one interval contains:
- the LOC115991305 gene encoding uncharacterized protein LOC115991305: MNKEIANPYDLEEEDDDDHHHDEGLIKDANALFKLFDKVVQEVGVEHIVQFITNFLQVYSRYFPIIDDTIQKDKKITKFIYNHGKVLSLMRSDFTNGRDLIRPAITRDVMGKVAAAIVLEDKEFWLQFQQIVKISEPLVRVLRLVYGDEKPSMGYLSNKQLHSPLHAAGCYLNLGIFFRPSIRKQQDVTKGLLSTITRLVSDPYEQDILSSQIEAYKKSLGDFGMPMAICQREKLSPVAWWEQFGNDTPELQKFAIRVLSQCSSATGCERAWSTFEFVHSKRRNV, from the exons atgaataaagaaattGCAAATCCCTATGATTTAGAGgaggaagatgatgatgatcatCATCATGATGAAG GCCTAATAAAGGATGCAAATGCATTGTTTAAGTTGTTTGATAAAGTTGTTCAAGAAGTTGGGGTTGAGCACATTGTGCAGTTCATTACAAACTTCTTACAAGTCT ATAGTAGATATTTTCCTATCATTGATGATACCATTCAAAAGGATAAAAAGATTACCAAATTCATATACAACCATGGCAAGGTTTTATCTTTGATGAGAAGCGACTTCACTAATGGTAGGGATTTGATTCGTCCAGCCATCACAAG AGATGTCATGGGAAAGGTGGCGGCTGCAATTGTTTTGGAAGATAAAGAGTTTTGGTTACAATTTCAACAAATAGTGAAGATTAGCGAGCCTTTGGTTAGAGTACTACGTCTTGTATATGGGGATGAAAAACCATCAATGGGATACTT GTCAAATAAACAACTTCATAGTCCATTACATGCAGCAGGTTGTTATCTCAACCTTGGAATCTTTTTTAGGCCTTCAATTAGGAAGCAACAAGATGTTACAAAAGGCCTACTTAGTACCATTACAAGGTTGGTTTCTGATCCTTATGAGCAAGACATTCTTAGTTCTCAAATTGAAGCATATAAAAAGTCTTTAGGTGACTTTGGAATGCCTATGGCAATCTGCCAACGTGAAAAACTAAGTCCAG ttgCTTGGTGGGAGCAATTTGGAAATGACACTCCAGAATTACAAAAGTTTGCAATTCGAGTGCTAAGTCAGTGTTCTAGTGCAACTGGTTGTGAAAGAGCTTGGAGCACATTTGAGTTTGTCCATTCCAAAAGGAGAAACGTTTGA